The window CATGATGCGGGGCTTATGGCTGCTTGCCTGGTTTTGCTTGCCTGCTAAAATGCTTTCAGAAGAAAACCGGCCTTTCTCTTCGTCTTCCTCGCCTGTCCGTTCCCAACCGTAACATTACCCACCACTTACTGCGGACCTACGGGGTTGAGTCCCAGTAATCGCTCGTTTCTCACCACCGAATACGCGTTCCCCCGCGTATTAATTACCACCCCTCCTAGTAGACATTTTAAATCACGTAAACACCGAATTCGTACCATCTAGATTAAaagataatatttcaaattgacTGAAAATTTTACGAGCAGAGGGTTTCAAAACTATTTCAATAAAAACCCCGGCCACTCGGATATCCGTTTACCTGCGCCATTGTGAAACTTTCAATTCCCTTACTGGCGACCCTTCGATTTTCAAAATCTACCCATAAACCTTAACGGCTATTATCTCTACACTATATAccataaataacagaaaatccAAGAACATTTTGAAAGCatttttaattcttcttttgtttcgtGAAATAAGGGATGCGAAAAGACAATTCGTGCTTGGACGCCCGGATCGAACTTGAAAACACAATGACGGACGTCGGTTGCGTGTACCGTTTCAAACTTTTTTGCTTTATTAAGTTTTGATATTTCGGGGTGAAGATAGAAATTCGTGAGTCGAAAGTTTCGTAAAGATTCTCGTTAAGTTTCTTCGTTTTTACTCAGCATAAGCAACGACAATGGAAAGTTACCCGAAGCGCAAGCGCTCGCTCGGCACTTTCCACGAGTACAGCCGACTGGCTAGCTATATGTATAAAGTGCATCGGTGGTAGTGATGCTGACATTGGTAGTGAGGCGTTCGTTCGCCATGGTACTCATGGGTTGGTCGGCAAAGCGAGATCTCACCACGATATACTACCAATGTGCACGAACACCAGTATCGTTGACTAACACTGACTCACCAATGATTATACGCCAGCATTACCACACGGATGTTAGGATTCTACATAGATATCCGTTCCTGCACATGCGTATACCTCGTGCGACATACGGATATGTGGCAAAAGTTTCAAAGAAAACGCTCATAAGTTTCCCCGTTTCTTGCAATTTTGCACGAGTGTCACGGCCAGTTGCGAGAAACCAAAGGAATGCTAAGCTAACGGATTGCAAGAACAAAGAAGGGGAATGCAATTtgcaaaaaatttaattttaattcatgaTGGTAGTGGTGGAAAGTAGAGAAAGGAAagctgttataaaaaaaaaaaagaaaatttgaaaaaagagtaattcgcGGAACGAGCGTCATTAAAGCTCGTAAGCACGGAAGTACAGCGCATGTCGTCGCGTTTACAAAATTGTGAAATCGTTCGTTTCGCAACGACTCCGGCAACCGTCTCGCGATCTTCCTCTACGAGCatgtaaaataaaaacacgTTTCCCTCTCTACTTTAGCAACCATCCAATCGCTATCCGTTCCGAGAGTTTTTTAAGCCACGCAAACTTTTTCAAAATGCTCGCGTCATAAGGGTTGCGAGTCGCCTCTTGTACATATGCCCTTTTGTACGTATTCGAACCACTTCTGACGTACACACAGCTATTGGTAGACCGTGACGCGCGTTGCACACAAACGCTTCTACCCACACGATTTAACCTTGCGGAGTATAGAGTAACGGTGTTACACATCTACAGACACCTATACAATGGATCGAAAGGTGTATTTGTGTAGGTGAAACACGCGGTGTGTGCCAGCCATGGTACGGCACCACTGGCGCGCCTCTACCCCGGCTTTAGCATCGATTTCCAGTCGGACGAGCCAGCGCGATCGAGCGAACGGTACGCGCCTTCACGAGGAGGTATCGAGCGTGTCCGCTGTTCGTGGGAGTCGCACGAAGAGGGGTCGCGCGAGAAATAATACGGTTTGTCGTCGAAACGACAAACGTTTCAGGCATCGGGTATAatacgataaaatgtaatctaccgccttcgttcgttcgttttacGTATTAGGAAAGATAGATCAGGGGCAAAGCAGATGAGTGGGAGAGAGATAAAGAAGGAGCAAATATCCCCGCTACGAGGAGGGGCGATAGTAGGGTCGGCGGTATTGGTGGTAGCGTCGTGTCCCCGAGGGGCACAGAGAGGTAAAGGGGACAAGCAGAAGGCAGCGAAGGCGCTGCCCTCAGTCGGCCGCCTGTTTCACTACTGTCAGCATATTACAGAGAGAGCGAGCTATTGGCTATACGCGGTGCTTTTGCCTAAGCGCGCACTAACTCCGTGTTCCCGTTTTTCGAGTGAAGGCTTAGAGCCTTCTACCCGCtctttcgctcgctcgctcgctcgctggCTCGGTTCGGTCGTGAGTTGCGCGCGCGCACTCAGACGCGTGCATCGAAATAGAGGCACACAGAGACAGAGACAGAGACAGCAGCGAGGAGTCGTGCAGCAGAGACAGGCCAGGCGCGCGTATACAGCCATCGAACGTGGTGATTCGTACGGAGGCGGACGTATAAAGCGAGGCCGTTTCTCGGGAGGGAAAAAAAGGCTACGATAAGGCGAGCCGTGTAACCATCGTCACCGTCGTCGATGAGATCGTCAACGGGATTTCGTCGATGCTCGAGCGCAAAGTATTTCGGCTCGACACGAAGATATAGGAGTCGGTACGACGACGAGTCCTGGCAAACAGCGGGATCAAAGACGATCGTGAGTAAATAGAGCGACAAAGAAGAGAAGGGGTACGTACCCTGTCTGTCTGCGGTACGCGCCTGTATAGTCCCTCGCGGCGGACGATCCAAGTACATACGCGTGTACCGTGTGTGTATTCCTTCGTAGATCGGTGCATACGTGCGTGTACGAGGACTAAAAGAAGTGGGGGGAGGCAGTCTCTATACTTGGCGGACATCCGGCGGGGAAACCGCACGCATTCGTACGAAGCCTCTCCGAGAGAGCGAGGGAAAAAGGAGGAAGGATCAGTGTGGCGCCGAGGAAAACACGTTGCTCTCCTCGACTGCTCGAACACAGAGACTCTCGAGAGGAGAAAGGAGGTTCTTTGCGTTCCGATTGCACGTTCTCCTTTTCGTCTCTCGACTTTACCAGTCGGATCACAAAGTTGCCTCTTTTATCAAAAACACATCATTCTACTATCGGTATCGGTATCGGTATCGGTATCGGTATAAAGTTTCCTTTTCGTCCTGTAACTTTGATCCTCGTGCGTGAGTAGCCGCACGCAACGCAACCGTTGAAATTTTCGGTACAAATAATATAAGGGTGGTGGAAAGCGGTGGAAGGACGtgacgagaaagagagagggagggaTCGAGGGGAAAGGAAAGAAGCGAGAAACACGCCGAGCAGTGCTGCTCCCTATTGGCGACGTCGAGTCGCGCTCCCCACCCGGGACAGTCGAACGAGGTCCGAAGGCGAGTTCTCGGCGTGTAACTACGGTGATTTTCCCTTACAAGAGTGTAGGCACGAGACCTCGTAGCTCTGCACCGTATAACGTTCCGCGTAAACATCACACCTTTATAAGTTGAAAATCCATTCCGGTAATAATCGTTCTAATACGTAAACGTAAAAAATCGTGTTGAATATATTTGGAGGAAATCGTAAAACAGCGAGAGAAGAAGGAGACAGAGATAGTGAAGTCTGGTTTAACACGCGTGCTATCGTCGTCGATAGAATTCCGGTGCCCTCGTCGCCGGAGCAAACTGTGTGTGCGCCGATCCTCGTGAAACACGTCCCACGCGTGTGTCGCGTATCACCGCCGCCGGTGAAACCAAGAGAATTCGAACGAGTCAGAGGGTAAAATAGGATTTCTCGCGTGGTCGGTCCTCTCCCGAAGCACGCGCGGAGAGGGGTGCAACGGAGGTTTCGCCAGAGAGGGAGAAGGAAAGAAATCGAGAGAGACATCGTTAAACGAAGACGATAGAGGAAAGGGGGGaaaggagagagagatagagactcTTGAGGGGGAGAGACGAGGACGCGTATAGTGCAACCGAGGCGCTCGTGCTGCGCCCCAACGGCCGTTTCTCGAAGCTCAGTTATCACAATGGCTTCCGTGAAAGACACAGCGACTTTCTTCGCGGAGGGCACAGCAAGTCAGTTCGAACACGTACTGAAGCTTTATCCGCAGGCCCTCAGACTCAAAGCCGATCGAAAGACGAAAAAACCCGAGGAGCTGATCAAGTTGGATAACTGGTAAGTTTACGAAAATTAATCATACTTCTGTTTCGTCGACATATTAACGCCCGATACAGACACACGGGGCCCTCCTTTTCCAACGAGGGGCTTCCACCACGGGCACACACGGGACAATGAACCCGTGGCGCGCCAGTTGCCATCAGCATACCGCATGTTGTATCTCTATACACCCGTATTGGCCCCCTCATCGGACCAGTTACAATTCTAGATAGTATATTTACTCTCTCCTATTGCAGTGATCGACGACGATTCCCGAAGAGGCGGTCACTTCGAATCATCCCTGCCTTTCGTTTCTAAACTAACCGCATTAGGCCCGCTACGAGCCCTTCGCGTCACgtgctgctttttttttttttttattattatttgtttatttatttattactttttacCTAATTTTCTCTTAAAAATCACTgacattttttattgtttttccGCCACAATCGACCGTATACTTTTCATGTGGGAATTTTCTGCCACCTCATCGAGGAAGTCTCGGCGTTGCCGTTACGATCCTCTATTACCTGCCATTGTTACCCTTCCCTTTGTACGCTGCGTTTCAGAATCATTACAAAAGAAATCCAAaggtttttaataaaagtgcTAGGTAGTTTGGTTCCGTTTCAAGGTTTACCGACTTTTTCGTCGATATTAAGCGGATTTCGGGGCGAGCGTCGCGCTGGCAACGATGCCAGTGAAAGAGGCGACTCGCCGGCGTCGCTTTCACGGCGTCACACACAAACTACCTTGCTTCCTTCGGACACGATTTAACGAACCTTTCTCCACTTTTGTTTtcgcaatttctttttctacgttagacgaccgaccgaccgaccaaggaaaagtgtctcgaaagcttctggGAAATAAAAAACAAGGGACAATTTAATGGTTGATTTTCGCGCAACATAAACGAGTCTTCTAATTTCAGATTTCACGTTGGCTGGCATTGAAAGCGAAAGCATCCTTGATCCTCGATGATAATCGATCAAACACCGTGCTTTATTTGGATTGTGCCTCaactatattttaaaaatcaccTTTCAAGTGTAAAGGGTCAATAGTGACTTTTTTTGTCTGGTAAAATATACCATGACCTTTACAAATCACTCCATTTTTGTCTCCTCGAGTTATTCAACAGATGAGGAGTCGGATAAACGTGTTCGCCGAACCGCGTACAGATTTTAGAACTAGGGAAAAAAATAACTATATAGGTGAGTTTTATTAAATCGAGAGAATGCCTGCGACAACGAGGTTTCCACGAGGCGAGAGCTTCAATTCCACTGGCGTCACGTctggtttaattaattaaaggcAGGTTCGAGGCTCGTTAAATTCCGCGTTAAAGCTTTTTAGTACTTTCCAAGTTCGATCGAAATCCATGATCGATTTACCAATCAATTATTCTGTTTCTTGACATACCAAGTAGCCTACTTTGTTCGAATGCAATTTTACCTTTTCGTCTTGCCAGATTCATCGACTTCCGGTATGCAGTGGATAGAAATCGGAGCAGAGGAAATGAGAAGGatctttgaaatataaattctctCTGCTCTGTCTAATAATTTTCCTAGTTAAATGGTGCACAGCTTCAATTCGTGGAAACATTTTCGCTGAATCACGAGTTCGTTAAAGCGATGAAAAACATTTGGGTCAAACGGCTAGCAATCGAATATATCGGTTATCGTCATTTGCGGTCATCGTTCgtttattcttctttcattaTGATTACGTTCCGTTTGTTCCCTTCCTTCTCTCACAGTTTAGTgagaataattgaattttgacAAAAAAATTTTCACCTTAAAGTAGTCCGAAATATGGCTCCAAAAATGGTCCGAAAAATACTGTTTAAAATTATGGAAGGTCAACTTCGGAGGcggttgaagaagaaaaatttgcaatattgcAAAACACAGTTACCACTTGCCAAGGACACTTTACCAGGTTTTAATTCAGCTTCGTAAAAATGTCTACAAAGTTGCGAATTACAAAGTTAAAGAGAAAagcaaaaaaatgaaaagggcGGGGTGGTGTTAGGTAAAGCAGAGAGGAAAATGTCAGACGCGTAGAGTTCTAGTTAGGCACAATCCTCGCCGTTAAAGCACGGCGATTGTGTCAAGGTTGTTTTTGCGAGGAGTTCGCGTTGCGTGGTGCGAGTGCCTCTCAAAATGGTTGCACGAACCTCTGTCCTGAAAAGGTTTCGAGACTGTTCAAAAGAAACTACACCGTTACGACACTCGAACGATTGTTTCTTCGACGTTTCGTCGGACAATTCCTacggaattaaaaattttcaatttcttttaataaggGCCATTTTCCTTGCTCGGAGTTTTAATTGATAACTGTCATAATTCTTTGAATCTTGAATAGCTTTTGTTGTGCCAATGCTAATCGAACGACCGACGTGACATTTTTAGGGTTTCTGTTCACGTAAACGAATTTCACGTGGCAGACGTGCCTTTGTATTCACCTGAAGCCTATCGAAGAAAGTCAATtccattttattcttttttttttgaagaatttttataGATTTAAGTAGTATAGAGTCTATGGCGCATACTTTTAAGATCGTTTTACCGGGAAACGGTGATTCAAAGAAAGACGCGTGTCCAAGTGCCGCATTATATGAATGAAATACAAACTGTCCGTAACTAAGTTTAGCTGTTCAGCCAAACAGCTGATCTCTCGAAGGCCGACCTTCGAAAGTACCTGCAATAAAAGCACGCGAGAGTGCATCTCGTTCTATCTCTCTCCAACTTGCGTGATACAACCTTTCCTCCGTAGAACAGAGAACTTGTCCCGATGTCGATGACCCGAATAATAGGAACAAAGAgagcagaaaaaaaagaaggaaacgctACCTGAACCGAGATGTACCTTTTTCGCCAAACGAAACCGAATTCAAGGAAGagttaattcaatttcataaatgtttaattttttaaaaataaatttctattttcttctttgaaaaatttaaacttaCCACGGTTGGTGGTTAAAAAAGTATATGTTCTTGTTTAAGAAGGTATCCTGAAGTAGTATTTCTTCGTGCAACTTTTTTTCAAGGCGATTCCTTGCGCgatgttattatttaaattcattgaaatttatgGAAGCTAGCTAGCACGCGGTTGCGCGGTTTTCGCTCGACCAACGTGTGTATCGACGAGTATCGTAACCGATTGTCGAATTAATCAAATGAAATACCGCGGTGGAAGGTTAGAAGTTGAAACGATTTACCATACAGAAACGGAAGTTCCACTTGGCTTTGAAAATCTAATGCGAAACATACAAAAGGTTGATTTATTCTAGCgttaagaatgaaaattttaaaccaGCGATAGCAAATATCTTGAGGAAATTCAATGCGCAACGGTGTACCTAATTTGCTCGTGTTCCATCCTCGTGCTTGTCCTGTAGGTGGAAAACCGCTTCTTGCGGCTGCATTTTTAATCATCTTCGATTCCTGTATTCTCTTCTCCTTTTGCTTATGTAATTACTTGGCACGAGTGATCGTGATCTTGCATATCCTGAACATCCATTATCCTGTTCATTGATGATTCGCCTTTTCTGCTTGCAGGTATCAAAATGAGCttccgaaaaaaatcaaatcaCGCGGCAAAGACGCGCATCTCAATCATGAAGAGTTGGTGCAAACGATGAAATGGAAGCAAATAGTGAGTCtttgttcctttttattttctcttatctTCGTCTTAGTTCATTTTCAACATTTTGTTAGATTATAACGTTGAATTGAGTTAACGAGTATTGGTATCTTATACAAATTTTATCCTGCAAATCAGTTTTATATTTCGATGGTACACTTCTAACCTTTGCGTATACACAGAATGATCTTCATTCTATTCTTTCTAACATTTCTATTTGGTATCAGTGAATCTGAGAATCTTTCAtagattttaaattcattagaaGAAAGGGTGAAACGATTAATCGGCATTAGCGATTAAGACAAGAAGCAAAAAAATCAATCACAGTGACTACAGAAAcaagtttaatttatttcaagtatCTTGCACATCGcatcaaatattttcaacacGATTCCAGTAAACGATACGATAATGGTTTTCTAATGACCACCTTTTACTCCTAAGGATGATTAAGAATTCTGCTAACTTAACGTACGACGTTTCTTCTGATTTACAGCGTGGGAAATTTTACCCTCAACTATCTTATTTAGTAAAAGTGAACACACCGCGTGCCGTGATGGCAGAAACGAAAAAGGCGTTCAAGAAACTTCCAAATCTTGAACAAGCTATCACAGCCCTGTCGAATTTAAAAGGAGTAGGTACCACGATGGCATCGGCCTTGTTAGCAGCGGCATCACCAGAAAATGCACCGTTTATGGCCGATGAATGCCTGATGGCAATACCGGAAATCGAGGGCATCGATTACACCACCAAGGAGTACCTTAACTTTGTTCAACACATTCAAAATACCGTGGAGAGGTTGAACAAACAAAGTGAGTGTCTGCTCTCCTTCGTTCGACGTTGATTTATTTccttgaaaattgattaattcataATGATGCATCGTTATCGCAACGCTTTATGATCCACGCATCAACTAAACAATTCCTAGATACAAAATACATACAATTAGTTAATATTTCAAGTTTGATTTCTCTCATAAACTCCTCAAGAACTCGAACGCAATCACCTCAGACACAAGAATACGACTTCCAAAACCTTTTACTCGAGACTCCAGAAATCATTACCAACATATCCACTTCAGTCACAAGAATAGAAATCCTCCAAGACTCACTCTATAACATTGGATCGTAAAGGGTTTAACATTGGAACGATGAAATTTAAACATCCCCCGTTTGATTGTCTCGTTTCAGCGTCAAATGGCAAAACATGGAGTCCTCACAGGGTGGAGTTAGCCCTATGGACCCACTATGTGGCGTCCGAGTTAAAACCAGAACTCTTAGACGGCATTCCAGGTTCAACAGAGAACGGCAACTCTCATCCGCCAGCCAGCAACGGCGAAGCGACGGAACCGTCGGACGACAGCAATCAGGAAGTGGCAGTGAACGGTAAGGAACCAGGCCGTATTGATCCAGCGGCCATCGACGAGAACAGCATGACCACGTCCTTCACCGAAGACTCGATGGATAAACCCGCAACACCGATTACAGTGGGCGTAGCCAGCGAAGATACGAACGATTCCCTCGCAACGAACGAGAACGACGACAGCAACAACACGCCACGACCAACGGACAGCGAGGACACAGAAGACTCTCAGGACGTCGTACAGGAGCCGCCAACGAAGAAGAGTAAGAAGTGACCCACCGCGAGCCAAGGAGCCACGAATACGAGCAACAACGTCACCAACCTAATGTCAGCCGCCAATTTAACGCTGATCGCAGCGAGGCGCTTCTAAAAAACCGCCAGGGTCACCGATCAGCGTCGCGGATAGTAGACTTTCTTCTTATATACCATCAGGCTACCATCATCATGATCgtgttttacatttatttttcttcgctcCCTCTCTTtcgattcatttatttatccaaaatatttcatacactcgcttcttctacttcttcttcttcttcttcttcttcttcttcttcttctttgtctcCTTGGGTACCGATTCTTTCATCATGGTCACAGCACCTCGCCTTTCTATGTCCTTGTCCGTAGACATCCTCGAGAGTGTGAAATAACGTAATATCGTAGTCGATGATGTGGAAGTCATTGCGTAAAACAGCTTGCTGGTTTTTAGATTGATTCGGGGCTCGAACACAGAAACAAGAGGCGAAGCTCGACCAATGAAGATTACCaactgttttctttttcttctcctttgaTTACAaggtttctcgtgttctcttcGACCCGTTGTGTTTCTCACGCGTTGTCGTGATACCAACTATTTTAGTCTCCTCGAGTTTCTATACTTGTCCTGGAGCTTTCTCTCTTGTTCTGATGTAGCGCTATATTTCTTTCCTCGCGTAGGAGCTTTTCGTTCGTTGATCGAGACGATCTTGGTACTGCCTTATCAGTGACCCGTTTCCGTTGGTTTACACGCTACCAAGGAACAAACGTAGTCTTTATTTACCAGAGAAAGATCATTCCTTTTTATCCGCGATTTCTACACCGTGTTCAAGGGCCACTGAAACACACATACACGATGTTTAACGTTTTAAAGCGAACTGTGCGCGAAACGAGAATGAGAGGGAGGGAGTGATAAAGAGAGAATGTATTATAACAAATCTGGgtatgagagagagagagagatcgaGTAACTGATCCTGTGAccagcaagaaaaaaaaaatataagaaaaatatcgGCGGTACACCGAAACacaatgataatattaatattaataataataattattattataattataataccgAATCATTACCATAATTTATATacctaaaagaaaaaaaaactgcaTGTCAGAGTGATGCATGGAGCAAAACCAAATACATtgtaagtaaaaagaaaaaaaaatggaaaaaatgaaaaaaaaaaaaaattagaaacaaaTAAAAGTAACGCTTTTTTGAGTCCATCATGAAAAAACGAAAACGTGAAAACGAATGGCGGTAGACACCTAACAGGTACtcgcatacatacatacatacatacatacatacatacatacatacacacacacgcacacacacacacatcaCGTCGAGATTCTCATGTACAGGGATTTAACTAGTATTTTTGCATTATTGATGATTAATTAATCATTGTCGAGGATGAGATGCGAACGAAGAGACGAACCACGATTAATCGATTGCAAACGAACGTTGAGTAATtgcaacaaaaaaaaatgtgaaaaaatatattaaaaacatgaaaaacaaGACTACACGAGATAGTATAACGTTGAATCatgatagagagaaagagagaatgtgTGTATAAGAAGACAGAGTGAAAGAGGGTATGTAAGGTTGCCAGAAAGTTACAGAAGATGAATAAACCGCTATAGCTTGATCAAGAACgttcattcaaattttataaatatacataattatatatatatatttgtaatttAGAACACCGTGGCCAGGCTGAGCTATAGTACCGACCTTATTATTAATTCACACATAAACCATACATACGGTAACCGACAGTGGTTACGCTAAAAAGAAACCAGATAAATGGACTAGCTTGTTTTCAATATCTGGTGTATTTTAGTGTCTCTTTGCCAGGGGGGGAACAAACACCATCCTAAGCAACGCGAAAAAGTGAAGAGAAAAGACAGAAATAATAGGATATCTGTCTGGTATCAAAGAACCGTTGTGAACAGAGAGTTTGAAAactcaaaataattaatttctctgTTGAGAAGGAATGCAAGAAATCCAAAGAGGAACCTCAGAAACGATCTTCGCTGATTTCGATAATCAATTCGAAAATTGATCGAGATCGAGGAAGAGGACGTCTGAGGTTCGTCTTGTCAGAGGAGAGAACAAAGCAGAGGTTTGCAGCGAGTATGGATGAATCTACCTTAATAAAATCGTAGTGAAGCCCGTTCTATTTATTTAGCGCCTAATTTATTCCGTATCGATCGTTTCGTTGGCAAggaacaatatatatatatattacaaacGCGTGGATCGAAGAGAATCGTGAAGTTCCATAGATCAAGAAGAcgaaaaatgttcgaaatggagaattttttttttttttttcaccgacGTTCTTGCGATTATTTAGCGGATAATGTTAAGTAATTGCTGAAGTAATATTTGATATACATATGCGTGAGTTTATGACGCGaatgaattataataattacgacgacgacgacgacgacaatgATGAGATTGATAGTGACACGAgggtgattattattattattattattattattattattacgttaCTGCTGCTATTAACTACTATTACGAACGACGGCGAGCATAGTTTTTATTGTCTTTATAAACGTATAACGGATTTAATGTAGCggagttgtttttttttcttcttttctttcttttcgcctgataaattattattctcGCACGTAATTACAAGACATTCCACCAATAATTCTTCTTGTTCTGTTCAATGCCATTTTCTTTCGCCACTTTTCTTTGATTCATCGATAAGGGAGTATCACTCTCTATCTCTCCtgtattgaaaatttcagattttattCTACCAAAAGGAAcatgaaatattttgtttcatcAACGTCCTGCTTCCAATAATCGTGGCCTTTTTTCCTCTATGTTCCTTCTCAGAAAATACAGATTTCCCGACGGTGATCAAATTCGGCGTGAACATTTTTTTAACAGATCTGCCCTAGGATAAGATCGTCTACGAAAATTCGGAGGAGATCCTTCAAGAATTTTCTTCGGCTCGCAGGGGTTGATAAGGTGAACCGTTTAAAACTgccatttaaaataaatataaataagcaATCGTGTTAAAAACCGATCGATACGACGATGGGCCATGCTCTTCTCTCGATGACAAGATGTTAATCGATGAAGAAGAATCACACGTTTGCCTTGCCTTCGATGAACACTTAGGAGTCGATCAGTGATGGCCAATCGTGCCCTCGAGGGCAAGTGGCGTGCACTcggtttgaaaatttgtaatttctatatttctaaattaccaaattctcaaatttcccACATCGACATCCCGTATTCCATCGTTGCACGTCTCGTGCACGCCAGTCCCCTTGAGTTCCCCAACGGGCACTCGTTATGCCCATCGCTGCTCTTAACGATCCCAATATTCGTTAACGTTCGCGATCTTCACCAACGATTGCAccgattcatttttttttttttttttcaagaatatACCCTTTGGTCTATCCTGAAATCCTCGACGGCCAATTTTCTCTCAACTTTGTATAGAAGAACGCTTTCTGCGATCTACGAAGACACTTTTCGTTTCCTTTGAATAGTAACGTGTAATTCTTGGATTAATTGTAAAGTAAGGTGATGTCATTACGAAGTACGaggttaaataaattatttgaaaacgtTACGATCTTCTGGTGTGTTCTTGCTGTTCTCGTGCATGGTGAAACATTCATTTCTCTTTtagtttttcattttattcatcaAATCCTCCGAGTCTTTTTATATCTAACGTGTTCACCTTTACGATGCAAGCGCGGAACGACGAGAGAAAACACGGACAAGGGATTTTTATAGAGAGGAAAGGGGGATAAGTTGTTGATGGTTTTTTTTTCCTCAATCCAGCTGGAAAGTGGAAACGATTGATCCTCCTTTGTATCCCAGCTTTTGTTCACTTTTTACCTGCATCAAGGTTCGCTGGGCTCATTAATCGCCACTTCATATATTCCATGCAAAAAATCCACCTCTACAACGGTTTATTACTATTTATACTTAACGAAGAGCGTCAAGTGTTTTAAAtcttattacaatttttatatttttccaagTATCGGGTCAATAAGTATGAAACTCGACAAAGTGTAAATAAACTTATTTAATCAACAGAAATAATGTATTATCAAGCACCAACGCGGTTCTAAATTAACGAATAATTACTTTAGATATGAAATTTCGTTTAAAATACAATTACACGTTCAAACAAAGAATATCTTCGGATTCAGCTGAGCAAACTCAAGCCGGTCGAACAAAGTGAAAGTGTACCCTGTAATCTCCGACTTTCTCCTTGTATG of the Osmia lignaria lignaria isolate PbOS001 chromosome 7, iyOsmLign1, whole genome shotgun sequence genome contains:
- the Amun gene encoding protein amun → MASVKDTATFFAEGTASQFEHVLKLYPQALRLKADRKTKKPEELIKLDNWYQNELPKKIKSRGKDAHLNHEELVQTMKWKQIRGKFYPQLSYLVKVNTPRAVMAETKKAFKKLPNLEQAITALSNLKGVGTTMASALLAAASPENAPFMADECLMAIPEIEGIDYTTKEYLNFVQHIQNTVERLNKQTSNGKTWSPHRVELALWTHYVASELKPELLDGIPGSTENGNSHPPASNGEATEPSDDSNQEVAVNGKEPGRIDPAAIDENSMTTSFTEDSMDKPATPITVGVASEDTNDSLATNENDDSNNTPRPTDSEDTEDSQDVVQEPPTKKSKK